The Saprospiraceae bacterium genome contains the following window.
ATAAGATTACAAAAATAGAATTAGCGCCACTTCGCTTTCTTGGTGATAGTACAAAAATACCTATGTGCAAACCAGCTATTATTTAAGGGTGTTCTGAATCTATTTTTATTAATTATTTCAATTAGATTCATTTTATTTACCATTCCATTCAGTTTATATTTGCAATTTTCTTAGACTTTTAAGATTTGCAAATAGACTTTTGTTATATTGAATCCCCACTTGGAAAATTAATAGCTGGTGCTGATCATTCCGGAATTTGTTTTTTAGAATTTACCGATGGCACCGAGCTATCAATGAATGAATTAAGCTTTCGGCTAAAGAAAGATCCGCATGATATTCATTTTAATATTTCTGATTTGTTGAATCAACTCATTCTTGAATTGAATGAATATTTTGCCGGACTAAGAAAATCATTTACGGTTCCCTTGTCTTTTTATGGTACTGATTTTCAAAAAAGGTTTGGAATGAATTGTTAAAAATTCCATTTGGAACAACCAGCAGTTATCAACAACAAGCGATTCGTTTGGGGAATCTTGCAGCCATTCGTGCCGTCGCTCATGCCAATGGCACCAATAAACTTGCTATACTGGTTCCATGCCACCGGGTCATCGGTTCAGATGGAAATCTTACCGGGTATGCAGGCGGACTGTGGCGAAAGAAATTTTTATTAGAACTCGAGCAATCGAATTCAAAACAATTGGCCCTTTTTTCTTCGTGATTCGTTTGGAGAGACTGTAGAGAGGAAGTCTGTAGTCTATAGAGAAGAAGTCTAAAAGAAAATTAATTTGGCTTTCCATCCCGGCTTAGGTGTTAGGTGATAATTGTAAGTTGTTACTGGTTAATTATAAATGGTTAATGAACATTTCTTTTTTCTCTTCGAAGTCCAAAATACAATTTTCAATTTTTATTTCAAAATTGCAGCATTACAAGATTGTAGAATTCTTAAAACCTCCAGACTTCCTCTCTATATCAGGAGTCAACAGTCAGAAGTTAACAGTCAATTAAATTCATAACCACAGACTTCCTCTCTACAGACTACAGACTCTCTCCTACATTATAACATGGTAGCTTTGCAGGATTGTACCATTGTAGCATTGTTCCCTCACAGCACTGCAGCACGCATTACCGATCCGGATCCCCAACGTTTGCGAATGTGGTCGAGTTGTTGCAACAAGGCTATTTGTTCTTCTGTATCTTCAAATAAACTGATTTGATAATGACCGTGTACCAACCCGCTAAATTTTAATCCAACCAATCGAATCAGTTGTCTTTTTTCATAAAGGCTGTCAAACAATTCATAACACACACGTCGCAGGGTATTATCCTGTGAAGTATATGCAATGCGCCGTTGTTTGGAATAGGTATTAAAATCTGCATAACGTATTTTAACTGTTACACAGGAACACACCCGATTGCTTTGTCGCATTTCGAATGCCAGTTTTTCACACATATCCAGTAATAAAATTTTAATCCGTTTAATATCGAGTGTATCCTGTTCAAAGGTGCGCTCTTTTGAAATGGATTTTTGTTCGTGATAAGGTAAAACCGGTCGTTCGTCAATTGCATTGGCATGTTCCCATAAATGACGGCCACTGTCATTGCCAAATTCCCGTTGAAGCAAGGGTACCGGTATCTGACTTAAAATATGAATTGTCCGCACACCCATAAAACTTAAACGTTTATAGGTTTCTTTTCCAATTCCCGGAATTTTTGCAGTACTGAGGGGTGAAAGAAACGAACGTTCCGTTCCTTTCTCAATTTGAATGGCCCCATTGGGTTTCGCTTCATTGGTCCCCACTTTAGAAACCAATTTATTAACGGATAGTCCAAATGAAATCGGAAGTCCTGTTTCCCGGGTTAACTTTTGCCTTAATTCTCCCGACCATTTCATACAGCCAAAATAGCGATCCATGCCGGTGAGATCCAGGTAAAATTCGTCAATGGAGGCTTTTTCAAATATCGGCGCTTCCTCCGATATAATTTCGGTTACCATCCCCGAATATTTGGAATAGGAATCCATATCTCCCCGGATAACCTGGGCTTGCGGACAAAGTCGCAAGGCCATTTTCATAGGCATGGCCGAATGCACCCCAAAAGCACGGGCTTCATAACTGCAGGCCGCTACTACACCCCGATTGCTATAGCCTCCCACTATAATTGGTTTACCCAGCAAACTGCTGTTTTTGATGCATTCCACTGAGACAAAAAAAGCATCCAAATCCATGTGCAAGATCGCACGGTCGTACATAGCTAATAATTAAATTAATCAGACGATTATATCGGCAAATATAGTCGATATTTTATTAAAAAGTTTTTTGTTTGTCAAATTTGCCTTAACTTGAGCCGTACTAAAGTTTAACTACATGTTTCTGGTACAAAATCTTCGCTTCCTTCGTCAAAAAATGGACTATTCGCAAGCACAGGCAGCCGATAAAATCGGCATTCCGCGGACAACCCTCGGAGATTATGAACGAGGACATACTGAACCCGATATGGCCCTGTTGATTAAAATTGCAAAAGCCTATGAGGTCCAAATTGAAGCCCTGCTCACCCGGCAAATGGAAAAACTAAGCTGGGATGAAGTGAGTACTAAAAATGTCAAAATCCTGGCAATGACCATTGACCAAAAGAAAAAGGAAATATTGAACTGGTCCGTACCAAAGCCGCCGCAGGATATTTAGAAAATTTTCAAGATCCAGAATTCGTCAGTGAATTGCCACGTTTGCATTTCCCGGCATTAAAAGGCTTTTACAGGGCTTTTGAAATTGAAGGGGATTCCATGCTGCCAATGGAATCAGGATCAATCGTGATCTGTAAATACGTCGAGCGATTGAATGAAATTAAAAACGACGAACCCTACATCGTAGTTTCACAAAGAGACGGTGTCGTCTATAAGCGACTGCAATTAAATCAAGAACATCAGGCCATCAACTGCATTTCAGATAATATTCAATACCCGGTTTTTCAATTGGGCTACGAAGATGTTAGAGAAATCTGGGAATACCACGCCCATCTGGCATTCACTGAACCCAAAACCAGTTTTGAAAATTGGAACGAAGATCGAATGGGCGATATTCAGAAAAAAGTCACTGAATTACATAAACACTATATCGGAAAATCTGAAGGAAATTAAAATTCGCTTTCAATGTTACACAAGCTAATAGCTAGCTAGCTACAGAATAGAAATTAAAATATTTTTGCTGGCTATAAATAAACGATTCGCTTATTTTAAAATAAACAATTTATAAATCGCTACACACAGAATTGCAAAACTTATCGAAGCCAAGACAATTGCTACGATTCGCATTCTCCTCCTAAGTTCTATTCGCATCGTTTTTAATTATTAGTTCAACAGAATTAATCTACAATACAAAAATACGCTGGAACAGAATCCGTGAAGCTAAGGAGTAAGCAGTTATTAAACAATTTAATTCCAATCCTACAGGTCCAATACCAATTGTAATTACCATCATTTTGAATTGAACACTTCAAACCAATTTGCTCCGCTTGTATTAAAAAAAAAATCCGGAAGTTCCCTCCCGGATTTCGTTTAATTTTATTAAACTATGCTACTGAAACAAAGATAGAAGAAAGCCAAATTTTATTCTACAATAATTTTTTGAGTTAAAACTTTATCCCCTTGTTTTATTTTTAGAATTAAAGTTCCTTTCGCTTCGTTTTTTATGTCTATTTCCTTATTATAAGTTCCGTCAAATACATCCAGTTTTTCATTATAGACTTCTTTTCCATTTAAATCAAGAACCTGTATCGTTGTTGGAACTTTCAATCCGGAAAAGTTAATTTTCATTTGTCCATTGCTAGGATTTGGACTACTGGTTAAATATTCAACATTTAAAGACTGTTGATTTTCTTTACGGACTATAACATCTTTTGATTCACCACCCTCGCTTTTAATAATCTCGATTTGCTGGTTGGCGCCTTCACCATTAATTATTTTAACATCTTTATCATCTCCATTAATAATGATCATTTTTTTCATATTACTACCTGATCCAGGCAAGCCTCTAATTTCTTCAATCACTTCTTTTCCATCTTTATCTTTCTTAATGATGATGCATTTCCGCTCACCAGAACCAGCTTCTCCCGGTTTGCAACATTTCATTTTAGCCATCCCTGGACTGCAGCTTTTCATACTGATAGCTTCTTCCTTGCGCTCTTGCAACTTGGCATTTAAGTTTTTAACTTTCGTTCCTCTCAAGATATTGACTTTTACTTTATCGCCAGGCTTGTTATCTGAAAGTTGTTCTATCACGGCATCTACATTTTTCGTTTCCTTGCCCTTAATTGCTAAAATTATATCTCCTTCTAGAATTCCTGCTTTCTCTGCAGCAGATCCTTCGAATACTTCAATTACCTGGGCTCCGTTTTCTCCATTTACATTTTCTAGTTGAACCCCTAATACGGCTTTGTTTGGTGGTGTTACATTTTTTTCCATTTCAAGTTCATGCCACGCCATTTGATTACCCATTTCCGGCGCTCCATGAAACATCATTTCATGAGCTTCCCCGTCAGATAATGTATTTCCTTTTCCATCTTTAATTATTACCTGAATGTCTTTATCCATTGAAGGATCCATTGAAGGATCCATTGACATAAAATCAACCGTATCAATTTCTTCTTTCTGCGTTTCCTTTCCGTCAATATTCTCAACGGTTACCTTTTTAATAATATACTTTGTTTTCGATTTACCTTGCTCCCCCTGTGCTATTAATGCCGTTAATGGAAGCAACATGATTAGGTAAAATAATTTTAACTGTTTCATATGCAATTATTTTATTAATGAAAAAAATTAGTTTATTTGATTGTTATCGTGCTGAATCGTTCCAGGATCCATCATTTCGTGCTCAGGCTCAACGAGACTTTCTGAATTCTTATTCATGCGTATAATGATAATGGTACGATCATCTTCAGGTGCATAACAGCGAATTTGCTTTGTGACTATCCAGGATCCTCCATCTGTTATATGATTTGGTTCAGAACCAATTTGTTTTATTTTAAGTAGCGTTTTTGTTTTTTGATTCAATTCATTCCGAATCGCTTTCTCTAGTTCAACATTAAAGCCATGATTTGATGGATCCTCAAAAACCAAGTCCTGATTTGTATTTAATGGCTCGTATTTATAAATGCGTTTATTAATCACCCTTTTTTTAATATTTGCATTCTGAGGTTTAGTAGTTTTATCTGCTTGCTTATTGCATAATATTTTGTTGTCAAGACAGACCATATTTTGCATAGGTGCTTCTCTATTAACGACCTCATTACAAACTAAATCTTGTGTTAATGGATTCATTTTTATAAAAGCCATTCCCGTCATAAGCAACATAATTGCAAATCCGGAATACATCTCGTTTTGGGTACCTGAAATATTTAATACGGTTTCAATTCGTTTACGCAATTGTTTTTTCTGTCTAAAAAATGGAAGTGAAAATGCTGGGATTAAACCAGAACTCTCTTCAATTCTTATAATTAATTTAGCATACTCCAATTTGGAATTAATATAATTGGAAGCTGATGCATCTGCCAATAATTCGCGTTCCAGTTTTAAGTGACTGAGCAAAATATGAACTGCCGGATTATAAAAATAAACGATTTCAATTAAATTCATCATTAAATTGACCCAATGATCCTTATTCAATGCATGGGAAACTTCATGAGCTAAAATACATTCAGCTTCCTTTGCTGATAACTGATTAATCCAGGCGGTTGGTATTAAAATTACTGGTTTAATGACCCCTGTTAAAAAAGCACTTCCGATTTTCTCACTTTGTAGGAGTACAATATTTTTTTGTATTTTATAGTGCTTGCATACTTTTTGGAAAGCATGGGACCATAAATCGCTTGCTAAGTGATCCGATACATGAATCAATCGCTTAATGTAAATATGACTCCAAACAAAACGTATGCAAAAAACAATGCAACCAATTAACCATATTTGATTTATATATTGGAGTACAAGGTTCTGGTCTAAATTTGGAATAAAAGCAGTAATTGATATTAATTGCAAGGAGGGTTTGTAAACCAAACTTACAAAAGTTAAAACACTTGTAATAACAATTAAAATCAATGCTGAAAGGGACAACGTATATAAAACCTTTGGATTCTTTCGATAAAATATACGCAATAACCACATCAATAATACGATCAATGCACCTTGCCATAATGAATGCATTAAGGTTGAGGCAAAAAGTTCATGCCATGGAGTCGCTTCAATGTGGGCGCTTGTTTTCATTATTTAGATTCCAGGTCTTTTAATAATTTTTTAAGATCATTGATTTCATCAGGAGAAGCTTTATAGTTTCCTAATGTCTGCATAACCATTTCCATCGGTGAACCATCAAAAACATGATCTATCATATCTTTTAAATAATTCTTTTTTACTTGTTGCTCCTTAATGGCTGGTTTATAAATATGCAATTTTCCTTCTGCTTCCCGAACACAAAGTCCTTTTTCAAACATTATTTGAAGCATCTTTAAAGTTGTAGTGTAACCAACATCCTTGTGCTCATTTAAAAGCTCATTCACCGCTTTAACGGTAGAAGGTCCTAATTTCCATAGAATCTGCAGGATCTCTAATTCGCCGTCAGTGGGTTTATGAATTAATTTATTCATGGGTCATTTATACAATTGGTGATACAAATATTAAAACACTATACAAATCTACGAAATATTTCGTACTATTTAATATTTTTTTAACGTACCCCAATTTAAACAAGGACCTGTTGAGATTTTCTAAGGCGAATGAATTTCTTCTTTCAGGCTAATTATTTTAACCTAAACATCTATTTTTGCCAAATAAAAATTTGATATTTTAGATAAATTTATGGATTATCAAAATAATATTTTGAAATTTACTGTAGGTGCGTTAAAGGGATCCCTTACATCTTTTCAAAACGTACATCCTCTGTTCCTTTAGCGGTAATGCATTGAATGACATACCAACCCGGACTTAGTTTGCCAATATAGATTCTGCTTTCCGATGTCGAAACATCTCGTAATGGGATTCCCTGAATGTTTAATAAGCGCATCTTGTGTATAGCAGATTGGTTTTTATACTTAATATAAAGATACTCTTTGGCTATAGTAGGATATATCTCAAAGGATGCATCTGGATTAATTGTTGCCGTCCGCACCGGAATCGTAATTTTAATGGTTGTTGTACAATTATTTGCGTCTGTAATGATTAAATTATAATCACCAGCCTTCAGAGAATCCGGGTTTTCATTTAGAATTTTAAAAGTATAGGGTGCAACACCTCCTGTGATGATAAGATTACTAATTCCACCATCATTTTTACCGGGTGTAGCAGATCGAATACTATAATTTGCATTCAACGCTGCAGGTTCAACTATATTAAAGCTATACACTTTATTGGTATTCTTGGCTGAGGTGATCGTCACATCATAATTGCCTGCTACCAGATTTGCAATTTTATTACTGGTTTCACCTGTACTCCATTTAAAACTAAACGGATCCGCACCTATTAAGTCTTCTATTTCAATTGCAGCTTTATCACCAATACACAATATGCTATCAATTTTAATTTTTGAAATTTTAGGTATGCTGCATTCAAAACTTATTGATTTGCAGGTAAAATCTTCATCACAATCACCAATTGCAATCAAACAAATACTTTGCGGGGATTTATCACAATCCAAAACGGCATCTACTTCGGATGCTGCTAAAGTATCTTTTCCGATAATCCATTTGACACTGCGTGAATTTTTAGATTCTGATTTTAGATGTACAAATTCATAATCTTTAGTAAAAGTAAAATCTGCTTTTGGAGTCACACTTAAAACTTTTGTAAGCGTATCCCTCACCCCTGAAGATAAATTATAAAAACTACCGCTTGCAGTTGTTTCAAGTTTAACGGCCCTTACAAGATATTCATATTTAAATCCATTAAAAGGGCACAGATCTCTATAAAAAGTATCCATTACATTTCTTGCAGAAACTTCATAGATCGAATTTCCAGTTATTCTGCGATATACATTATATCCATGTGTTGCCTCAATTGATTTTCTCCATTTTAAATCGATGTGCGGACCCGTTTCAACTGCTTCTCATGTTTCGGGCGCTGCAATAGGATACATAATTAAACTTGGGTCACCCATTAAAGCAACATGAGTGGACCGTGCACCAAATCCTGCCTGATACAGACTGGAATTATTAATACTTAATTTGCCACACAGTCCGATGGGATCACCCATCGCCATGTAGTGCATAGACCACAAAGGCCTGCCTGACCATGCATTGCTAAGGATGGTTCCACTGGCCAGTGCTGCACGTAAAAAATTATTTGGACTATCCCAATCACCAAAATAACTGCCAAATAAAAATGTAAATACGGATTGTAAACTATCAACGGCCATGTTTTGTGTGGTACTTATCCCTCCTGCGCCTTCATACCAACCTCCACCTGCTCCAAAAGACCACAAATACGATTTTTTTAATAAACTATCTCTATAATTACCGTATTCAACATTTGACGGTCCGAAAAATGCGGAAAAATTTTTCATGCCACTTTGTCCAAATGCTTCCCCGGCAAAATTAAAATTGTCTAAAACGATGCCTCTTCTGACTGCGTTTATTTGTCCGGTACGCCATCTGTGATTTTTATTTAAATAACTTCTCAACAATTCTATTTCCGATTTTGAAAATGCAGGCATATTAAAAAAATCTACACGACCTACTTCTAGATCAACATCACTTGGCAAGCTGCTTTGATCAAACTTTCCATCACCTGGTATGTTTTTATTTGCTGCTCTTCCTGCACTCACATCATCAACAATTACATCGGTCCAGGTACCATCCAATTCACCATAGTAAGAATCACAAGGCCAGGCTCCTACATGGTCTGTATGTCCATCTGGTGCTATGTCTCCGGAATAAGGTACTTTAACATGCCCCAAAATGAATACAGACTTTAAATCCGGATTGGATCGTTTCAAATCTGCAATTTTTGTTCGAATTTCTACTACGGTATTTTTAGAAGCAGGCACATAAGTCAATACATTCCAAGATTCATTGGAAACGTCTGCCTTCCAAATATCAATTTCTGTTTTCAACCTGACATTGACTAAACTGTCAACCAACAATAAGATGCTTCCACGACTATCTGTTTCAGGAAGTTTGATCCCGGCATACACGTATCCGAATCCATTTGAAACGGAACTTACCTTAGATACCCGATATTCATAGCCTTTGCCCACTTCAACGTTTTTATCTACATATCTGGTAGAATCTTTCGATACATTGGCAATAAAACTACCCCAGCTTGTTGCTGATTTTGTCTTTCTGAAAACATAATAATTTGTAGCATCGGGATCTGCAATCCAATTAAGTGTAATGCTTGCAGGACTTTCCTGAGTCTCTACCCAGATAAGTACAGAGGCTTTTATACTGTAATTTTGAGCCTTTAAAAATGCGGTACAAAGAACAAAAAATAAAAGGATTGAAAAACGCATGGTTGAAATTTTACTCTAAATTATAAACTTATTATGGATTAATCAAAGTTGATTTCTTGCAAGACTTATAAAATCTTACCAATTCGCATGGAGAATTTTTAATTATCTTATTGCCGGTTAATTATCAATATATTAAATATATTATTAAATATCATACGCTGCATCCAAATTCAGGTAAAATGAATTTTTTTAAAAAGTCTTTAGCACAGTTAAATTGCAGGATCCATTTTTTAATTCCGGTTTAAACTACATATGAAGTGATTAAAGAATTGTATACTCCTGCAAGTGACTTTTTTAGAGCTTCCATTGGCTAAATTCATCCTATTTCTTCAACATCTGAATCATTTGCAGTTTTGCTTTCCGAAAATACATCAATTGCAATCCGATGAATGAAATAATTCCTCCTGCAAACGCAAGATTTCTAAAAGAATTCATAGTTTCTTTGAACT
Protein-coding sequences here:
- the dinB gene encoding DNA polymerase IV, with product MYDRAILHMDLDAFFVSVECIKNSSLLGKPIIVGGYSNRGVVAACSYEARAFGVHSAMPMKMALRLCPQAQVIRGDMDSYSKYSGMVTEIISEEAPIFEKASIDEFYLDLTGMDRYFGCMKWSGELRQKLTRETGLPISFGLSVNKLVSKVGTNEAKPNGAIQIEKGTERSFLSPLSTAKIPGIGKETYKRLSFMGVRTIHILSQIPVPLLQREFGNDSGRHLWEHANAIDERPVLPYHEQKSISKERTFEQDTLDIKRIKILLLDMCEKLAFEMRQSNRVCSCVTVKIRYADFNTYSKQRRIAYTSQDNTLRRVCYELFDSLYEKRQLIRLVGLKFSGLVHGHYQISLFEDTEEQIALLQQLDHIRKRWGSGSVMRAAVL
- a CDS encoding helix-turn-helix transcriptional regulator — encoded protein: MFLVQNLRFLRQKMDYSQAQAADKIGIPRTTLGDYERGHTEPDMALLIKIAKAYEVQIEALLTRQMEKLSWDEVSTKNVKILAMTIDQKKKEILNWSVPKPPQDI
- a CDS encoding S24 family peptidase, which produces MPRLHFPALKGFYRAFEIEGDSMLPMESGSIVICKYVERLNEIKNDEPYIVVSQRDGVVYKRLQLNQEHQAINCISDNIQYPVFQLGYEDVREIWEYHAHLAFTEPKTSFENWNEDRMGDIQKKVTELHKHYIGKSEGN
- a CDS encoding PDZ domain-containing protein; this translates as MKQLKLFYLIMLLPLTALIAQGEQGKSKTKYIIKKVTVENIDGKETQKEEIDTVDFMSMDPSMDPSMDKDIQVIIKDGKGNTLSDGEAHEMMFHGAPEMGNQMAWHELEMEKNVTPPNKAVLGVQLENVNGENGAQVIEVFEGSAAEKAGILEGDIILAIKGKETKNVDAVIEQLSDNKPGDKVKVNILRGTKVKNLNAKLQERKEEAISMKSCSPGMAKMKCCKPGEAGSGERKCIIIKKDKDGKEVIEEIRGLPGSGSNMKKMIIINGDDKDVKIINGEGANQQIEIIKSEGGESKDVIVRKENQQSLNVEYLTSSPNPSNGQMKINFSGLKVPTTIQVLDLNGKEVYNEKLDVFDGTYNKEIDIKNEAKGTLILKIKQGDKVLTQKIIVE
- a CDS encoding M56 family metallopeptidase produces the protein MKTSAHIEATPWHELFASTLMHSLWQGALIVLLMWLLRIFYRKNPKVLYTLSLSALILIVITSVLTFVSLVYKPSLQLISITAFIPNLDQNLVLQYINQIWLIGCIVFCIRFVWSHIYIKRLIHVSDHLASDLWSHAFQKVCKHYKIQKNIVLLQSEKIGSAFLTGVIKPVILIPTAWINQLSAKEAECILAHEVSHALNKDHWVNLMMNLIEIVYFYNPAVHILLSHLKLERELLADASASNYINSKLEYAKLIIRIEESSGLIPAFSLPFFRQKKQLRKRIETVLNISGTQNEMYSGFAIMLLMTGMAFIKMNPLTQDLVCNEVVNREAPMQNMVCLDNKILCNKQADKTTKPQNANIKKRVINKRIYKYEPLNTNQDLVFEDPSNHGFNVELEKAIRNELNQKTKTLLKIKQIGSEPNHITDGGSWIVTKQIRCYAPEDDRTIIIIRMNKNSESLVEPEHEMMDPGTIQHDNNQIN
- a CDS encoding BlaI/MecI/CopY family transcriptional regulator produces the protein MNKLIHKPTDGELEILQILWKLGPSTVKAVNELLNEHKDVGYTTTLKMLQIMFEKGLCVREAEGKLHIYKPAIKEQQVKKNYLKDMIDHVFDGSPMEMVMQTLGNYKASPDEINDLKKLLKDLESK